From the Streptomyces nodosus genome, the window GCGTACGGGCGTCGGGGTCCTCGCTCGGCTATATCGGATGGCTGATGGCGGTGCAGGGAGTGGTGATCCCCTCGTTCGCCGCCTACCGGTGGCGGGGCGGCCTGGTGGGCGCGCTGAAACCGTTCGCGGCGCTCGGCCTGCTGGGCGCGACCCTGTCCGTGTCCGCCTATGCGCTGGTCCTGTGGGCCCAGACCCGGGCCGAACTGGCCCCGATCGCCGCCCTGCGGGAGTCCTCCATCATCGTCGGCGCGGCCATCGGCGCCCTCTTCTTCAAGGAGCGCTTCGGCACCCCCCGCATCGCCGCCGCCGGTCTGCTCGTCCTCGGCATAGGTCTGATGCTCCACACCGGCTGACCCGGCAGGCACCCGGTGAGCGGTGTTCGTCCGGCGGGGAGCGGGGTGGCGCGGCTACGCTCGGGACAGGCGTGACGGGGACGTCCCGTGCTCTCCGGTTCCGGCCTGGACGGCCGTGCGCGACCCGGGCGGGGCGCCGTTCGTCCCAGGGATCAGGAAGTCGACGTCATGGCGGACAAGCTCACCGTAAGCGTCCTGGGCACCGGGATCATGGGGGCGGCGATGGCCCGCAGCATCGCCCGTGCCGGACACACCGTCCGGGCCTGGAACCGCAGCCGGGCCAAGGCCGAGCCGCTGGCCGCCGACGGCGTACACCTCGCCGGCACGCCCGCCGAGGCCGTACGGGACGCCGCTGTCGTCCTGACCATGCTGTACGACGGCAGGTCCGTTCTGGAGGTGATGCGGGAGGCCGCCCCCGCGCTGCGTCCCGGCGTCGCCTGGGCGCAGTCGACCACCGCGGGCATCGAGGCCACCGGCGAACTGGCCGCCTTCGCCCGCGACCACGGGCTGCTCTTCTTCGACGCCCCGGTGCTCGGTACCCGGGGGCCCGCCGAGGCCGGGGAGCTGACCGTGCTCGCCGCGGGGCCCGCCGAGGGGCGGCCGGCGGTGACGCCCGTCTTCGACGCGGTGGGCGCCCGCACGGTGTGGACCGGCGAGGACGGGGCGTCCGCCGCCGCCAGCCGGCTGAAGCTGGT encodes:
- a CDS encoding NAD(P)-dependent oxidoreductase, producing the protein MADKLTVSVLGTGIMGAAMARSIARAGHTVRAWNRSRAKAEPLAADGVHLAGTPAEAVRDAAVVLTMLYDGRSVLEVMREAAPALRPGVAWAQSTTAGIEATGELAAFARDHGLLFFDAPVLGTRGPAEAGELTVLAAGPAEGRPAVTPVFDAVGARTVWTGEDGASAAASRLKLVANSWILAVTAAAGEVLALARALEVDPQEFFGLIAGGPLDMGYLRAKADAVLNGGLTPPSFAVTTAEKDARLIVRAGEEHGCRLDVAAATAERLRRAAAQGHGDEDMAAAYFASFDDELRS